GTCAGAAATAGACAAAGACTGGGATGATCTGTCATACCCCAGCGAACGAGTCTTAAATGAAGAATTAGAATTCGTATCGGAAGTTGATTCAGACAACTGACAAGAGCATTCGCTCTGAGAAATACATGAAGTGATATTCATAGCATTTCCACCTATGCTATATGATAGCATCAGCAGAACAATCGCTAATATGAATCTCACAGAACCTTTCATGATATTTATTTTAGTTGTTTATATCGAATTCTCGTATTTCGGTGACAAATGTAGCAATTAAATATATCCGTTTGTCGTTATTCACATCATTTAAGCATAAAAGTTTAACTCTATTATTGAAACAACGTACAAAGTGTTTTGTTCTCGCAGTTTGTGATTTTATGTGTTAAAAGTAGTTAGGCGTACATACGTTTTAAAGAAGTCCGCCAAGTTTAATAATTGAGAGAAATATGTATAATCAATAAATCCTCTCCAGTCTTAAATCCGAAAGTATCCAAAACAATAAAGCCCTTCTGGTATTTCTACCGGAAGGGCTTCTCTAAAAATGGCGGCTACCTACTCTCCCACTGTTACGCAGTACCATCGGCGTGACGAGGCTTAACTTCTCTGTTCGGAATGGGAAGAGGTGGAACCCTCGTGCTATAACCACCTGAATTTCTTCAATTGACAATGGACAATTGACAAATGACAATTATCGCAGCTGTCATGATAAGTTATGACATGATAAAAAGTAAAATTCAAGTATCTGTTAATCTAATTGTCAATTGTCAATTGTCATTTGTCAATTGTCAATTAAAAAAGCTAAACGTATATATCGCGATCCGCACCGTCCGAAAGAAAGTGAACGGGCAATTAGTAATGCTCGGCTTTGATGTTACCACCTTTACACCTGCATCCTATCAACGTCATCGTCTTTAACGACCCTAAGAAATCTAATCTTGTGGCTGGCTTCGTACTTAGATGCTTTCAGCACTTATCCAATCCCGACTTAGATACCCAGCAATGCACCTGGCGGCACAACTGGTAAACCAGCGGTCAGTCCAACACGGTCCTCTCGTACTAGTGTCAGAGCCACGCAAATTTCATACGCCCACGATAGATAGAGACCGAACTGTCTCACGACGTTCTGAACCCAGCTCGCGTGCCACTTTAATGGGCGAACAGCCCAACCCTTGGGACCTTCTCCAGCCCCAGGATGTGACGAGCCGACATCGAGGTGCCAAACCCCTCCGTCGATATGAGCTCTTGGGAGGGATCAGCCTGTTATCCCCGGAGTACCTTTTATCCTTTGAGCGATGTCCCTTCCATACGGAAACACCGGATCACTATGCTCTAGTTTCCTACCTGATCGACTTGTTAGTCTCCCAGTCAAGCGCCCTTATGCCATTACACTCTACGGACGGTTACCAATCGTCCTGAGGGCACCTTTAGAAGCCTCCGTTACTATTTTGGAGGCGACCACCCCAGTCAAACTACCCACCAAACAGTGTCCTCGCAACTACGAGTTAGAACTCAAATAATCAAAGGGCCGTATTTCAACAGCGACTCCACAAATACTGGCGTACCTGCTTCAAAGTCTCCGGCCTATCCTACACATCAATTACCCAAATTCAATGTTAAGCTATAGTAAAGGTTCACGGGGTCTTTTCGTCCCATCGCGGGTAATCGGCATCTTCACCGATACTACAATTTCACTGAGCTCACGGTTGAGACAGTGTCCAGATCATTACACCATTCGTGCAGGTCGGAACTTACCCGACAAGGAATTTCGCTACCTTAGGACCGTTATAGTTACGGCCGCCGTTTACTGGGGCTTCAATTCAATGCTTCTCTTGCGATGACATCTCCTCTTAACCTTCCAGCACCGGGCAGGTGTCAGGCTGTATACGTAATCTTTCAATTTGGCACAGCCCTGTGTTTTTGTTAAACAGTTGCCTGGACCTATTCTCTGCGCCCAACTCTCGTTGGGACCCTTTATCCCGAAGTTACAGGGTCAATTTGCCTAGTTCCTTAACCGTGAATCACTCAAGCGCCTTAGTATATTCAACCCGACTACGTGTGTCCGTTTGCGGTACGGGTACCTCAAGGATTAAGTTTAGCGGATTTTCTTGGGAGTATGCTTACACGCACTATTGGATTGTTCCGAAGAACGCTCCATACTATCAGGTTCGACTCTCATCCCGGATTTGCCTGGGATGATCAACATCTACACCCTTCAACGGACTATTCCGTCAGTCCGCGGCGCTGTCACTGCTCCGTCTCCACGTCACTCCTTAAGGTAGTACAGGAATATTAACCTGTTCTGCCATCGGCCTCACCGTTCGGCTGGGCCTTAGGACCCGACTAACCCTGATCCGATTAGCGTTGATCAGGAAACCTTAGTCTTTCGGCGAGGGGGTTTCTCACCCCCTTTATCGTTACTTATACCTACATTTGCTTTTCCACACGCTCCAGCAAAGCTCACGCTTCACCTTCGACGCAGAGTGGAATGCTCCCCTACCGATCATTACTGATCCCATAGCTTCGGTAAAACACTTAATGCCCGATTATTATCCACGCCAAACTCCTCGACTAGTGAGCTGTTACGCACTCTTTAAATGAATGGCTGCTTCCAAGCCAACATCCTAGCTGTCTTAGCAATCTGACTTCGTTAGTTCAACTTAGTGTTTATTTGGGGACCTTAGCTGATGGTCTGGATTCTTCTCCTTTAGGACATGGACCTTAGCACCCATGCCCTCACTCCTGTGATAGAACTAATGCGCATTCGGAGTTTATCAAGACTTGATAGGCGGTGAAGCCCTCGCATCTTATCAGTCGCTCTACCTCACATTAGTAACTCACAAGGCTGCACCTAAATGCATTTCGGGGAGTACGAGCTATCTCCAAGTTTGATTAGCCTTTCACCCCCACCCTCAGTTCATCCGGAAGCTTTTCAACGCTTATCGGTTCGGTCCTCCAGTTAGTGTTACCTAACCTTCAACCTGACCAAGGGTAGATCACTTGGTTTCGCGTCTACTCCTTCCGACTCGACGCCCTGTTCAGACTCGCTTTCGCTTCGGCTGCACATCTCAAGATGCTTAACCTTGCCGGAAAAAGTAACTCGTAGGTTCATTATGCAAAAGGCACGCCGTCACTGCTTAAGCAGCTCCGACCGCTTGTAGGCGCACGGTTTCAGGGACTATTTCACTCTTCTATTCGAAGTGCTTTTCACCTTTCCTTCACAGTACTGGTTCGCTATCGGTCTCTCGGGAGTATTTAGCCTTACCGGATGGTCCCGGCAGATTCACGCAAGATTTCTCGTGTCCCGCGCTACTCAGGATACCACTACGCTTAATTTGACTTCGTATACCGGACTATCACCGTCTATGGTTCAACTTTCCAGAGGATTCTACTCATCAAATGTCTTGCGACATCGTGGTCCTACAACCCCACACATGCCGTAACATGGGTGGTTTGGGCTATTCCCCGTTCGCTCGCCACTACTAGGGGAATCATTATTATTTTCTTTTCCTACAGGTACTAAGATGTTTCAGTTCCCTGCGTTAGCTTCCATCAAAGATGGATGACATTCCTTCAGAATGCCGGGTTGTCCCATTCGGAAATCTCTGGATCAAAGGTTATTTGCACCTACCCAGAGCTTATCGCAGCTTATCACGTCCTTCATCGCCTCCGAGAGCCAAGGCATCCGCCATGCGCCCTTGCTTACTTTCTTTCAAACTTACTTTTAAGTATCAGGTATTAAGTATCAGGTATTAACCCAAAGTACTTAATAGTGTTGTACTTAAAACGTACGGTTCGATATATACTTTTAGCTCTTTACTAAATTTTACTTTTTGTACATCATGTCAAAGATCGTTTCTCTTTTCAGAGACTGTGGAGAATAACGGATTCGAACCGTTGACCCTCTGCGTGCAAGGCAGATGCTCTAGCCAGCTGAGCTAATCCCCCAAGAGTAATTGAACATTGCAATAATGAATTGACAACGACAATTTTTGTTCGGAGTAGTCCCAGGCAGAGTTGAACTGCCGACCTCTACATTATCAGTGTAGCGCTCTAACCAACTGAGCTATAGGACTAGTTCAACCTTGTCTACCTGATGTTAGACTCGGCTTCTTTCTTTTCTCTTGTTTATCTCTATCTATACTTCTATAGATGGTTGATCTATATGTTATAAATAAACAAGTACCAGTAGTACAATAATAGAACCTATGAAATCGTTGTTACGACATCGCTCCAGAAAGGAGGTGTTCCAGCCGCACCTTCCGGTACGGCTACCTTGTTACGACTTAGCCCCAATTACCAGTTTTACCCTAGGACGCTCCTTGCGGTTACGTACTTCAGGTACCCCCGGCTTTCATGGCTTGACGGGCGGTGTGTACAAGGCCCGGGAACGTATTCACCGCGCCATGGCTGATGCGCGATTACTAGCGAATCCAGCTTCACGAAGTCGGGTTGCAGACTTCGATCCGAACTGAGAGAGGCTTTTGGGATTAGCATCCTGTCACCAGGTAGCTGCCTTCTGTACCCCCCATTGTAACACGTGTGTAGCCCCGGACGTAAGGGCCGTGCTGATTTGACGTCATCCCCACCTTCCTCACATCTTACGACGGCAGTCTCTCTAGAGTCCTCAGCATGACCTGTTAGTAACTAAAGATAAGGGTTGCGCTCGTTATGGCACTTAAGCCGACACCTCACGGCACGAGCTGACGACAACCATGCAGCACCTTCACATTTGCCTTACGGCTATACTGTTTCCAATATATTCAAATGCAATTTAAGCCCGGGTAAGGTTCCTCGCGTATCATCGAATTAAACCACATGTTCCTCCGCTTGTGCGGGCCCCCGTCAATTCCTTTGAGTTTCACCGTTGCCGGCGTACTCCCCAGGTGGAATACTTAATGCTTTCGCTTGGCCGCTTACTGTATATCGCAAACAGCGAGTATTCATCGTTTACTGTGTGGACTACCAGGGTATCTAATCCTGTTTGATACCCACACTTTCGAGCATCAGTGTCAGTTGCAGTCCAGTGAGCTGCCTTCGCAATCGGAGTTCTTCGTGATATCTAAGCATTTCACCGCTACACCACGAATTCCGCCCACCTCTACTGTACTCAAGACAGCCAGTATCAACTGCAATTTTACGGTTGAGCCGCAAACTTTCACAACTGACTTAACTGTCCACCTACGCTCCCTTTAAACCCAATAAATCCGGATAACGCTCGGATCCTCCGTATTACCGCGGCTGCTGGCACGGAGTTAGCCGATCCTTATTCATATGGTACATACAAAATTCCACACGTGGAAAACTTTATTCCCATATAAAAGAAGTTTACAACCCATAGGGCAGTCATCCTTCACGCTACTTGGCTGGTTCAGGCCTGCGCCCATTGACCAATATTCCTCACTGCTGCCTCCCGTAGGAGTTTGGACCGTGTCTCAGTTCCAATGTGGGGGACCTTCCTCTCAGAACCCCTATCCATCGAAGGTTTGGTGAGCCGTTACCTCACCAACTGCCTAATGGAACGCATCCCCATCGATAACCGAAATTCTTTAATAATCAAACCATGCGGTCTGATTATACCATCGGGTATTAATCTTTCTTTCGAAAGGCTATCCCCGAGTTATCGGCAGGTTGGATACGTGTTACTCACCCGTGCGCCGGTCGCCATCTCCAGTTTGCAAGCAAACTGAAATGCTGCCCCTCGACTTGCATGTGTTAAGCCTGTAGCTAGCGTTCATCCTGAGCCAGGATCAAACTCTTCATTGTAAAAGTATTGTTAGTCAGCATAAAGCTGATTTTTGCTCTGTTCAGGATGCCGTACAATTTATTGACTTCATTAATACCTTACGTCTCACACATATTAATATATATAAGACAAGTATTGACGGTTCTATTTTTTTCTTGTACTACTTGTATTGTTTATCAATATTTCAAAGAACATCTTGCTTTCGTTTTAAAAGCGGGTGCAAAGGTAAGAGGTTTTATTTTAACTACCAAATGTTTTCGGAAGTTTTTTCGCTTTTCTTTTTCTATCGTTTCTCAGACTCTCTTAGCGAAAGGGAAAGAAGGTAAAGAAGAAAAACAAAACGCCTTTTCTTTGCGAATCGGACTGCAAAGATAAGAACTTTTAGCTTTATCTTCCAAACTTTATCGGAAGTTTTTTTGTTCTTATGGTCAAGCAGTACTGCGCTTTTACACTAAGTCAATTTAACAAGGCTTTCTTCTCTTGGAAAGCGGGTGCAAAAGTACGCCCTTTTCAAATATGCTCCAAACTTAAATCACTCTTTTTTTGAATTATTTTTGAGGATAGAAGCTAAAGTGTTGAATTATAAGGATGTTGTAGAACATAAAATTCTTGGATGGAGGAGGAACAGAGGAAAGGAGTGCACATTATTATATTCACACGCGCGTTAGAAGGGCGAGGGCACGGGCGTATGCACAAGGGAAAGGATGGAGGAAAAGGGGATTGAAAGATTGAAAGACTGAAAAGGAAGAAGGCAGGAAGAAGGGGAAATCGTAGCAAGGGAGGAAAATACGAAAAAAGGGTAGAGACAGGAGTCTTTTAAAGTTCTACACTATTGGAAAAAGAAAAAACTCTGCCATCCGCAACAATTGGATTAACATTCTTAGGGGGACTTTTTAGTCAACCCCTACTTACGTGTCAGCCAGGCTCTCTATGAAAATAAAAAACTATAATTTGCTGTCATCTGTCACGGTGTCGGGTGTAATTGATTGAGTATGAATAATTAATGAGGTGACAACAGTAGGTGACGGCAGTGTGACGGCAAATTTTGCTGTCACACTGCCTTGTTTTCAATGGTTACTTATGGGCTGTTGGTTGGGCTATACAGAGTGTCTTACCCTGGATTTGGTTGACTACTATAAGTATCAACTAAAATGAATAAAAGATGAAAAAGAGTGACATGACCTTTAGTCCTTATCAGCTTGAACTTCTTGGCGATTTCTATCGTTCGAATTTCTCAGTTTCTCGTTTTGCCCAAGAAAAAGGGATTGCCCGCATTACATTTTGGCGTTGGGTTCGTATCTTTGAGGATTCTAATCCTGAAATATCCGCTTATATGAAAAAGAACAAGTCTCCCAAGTCCTCGGATGAATCCTCCTCAATTACTGCCTTACGTCTTGAGAATGAGCGTTTACGTGCAGAGCTTAAAGATGCTAAAATGCGTGCGCACGCCTTCGATACGATGATTGATGTTGCCGAGGAGATGTTTAATCTTCCTATCCGAAAAAAAGCTGGTACCAAACAATAAAAAGGCTTTGTAAAGGGAGGCATGCCTATACGGTGGTCTCTCTTTGCAAATTGTTTGGTGTAACAAAGCAAGCCTTTTATAAGTATGTTGACCATAGTACGGATAGTTCGGCCCGTGAACGTTTTGTTCTTGAGTTTGTCAAACGTGTGCGTTCAAAGGACCCTGGTATTGGGGGGATGAAACTTTGGCTGATGTACCGTAATGAGTTCGGCACCAGCCAGGCCTTTGTTGGGCGTGACTGTTTCTGTGCTATATTGTCCAAGTATAAGCTGACAATACGCAAACGTTTTCGGGCTCCACGTACGACAGACTCCTCTCATCACTTGCCACAGTATCCTGATTTAACCAGGACATTGCTATTAGAACATCCTGATCAGCTGTGGGTTAGTGATATCACTTACATTACCATATGGTTGCCTGACGGCAGTTATGTGTTCTGCTACCTGTCTCTGGTGACAGACGCCTATACGAAGGAGATCATTGGGTATTGCGTAGGTGATACTCTGGGAAGCTGTTACACAGTGGAAGCTCTGGAAATGGCAGTCAGACGCATAGCTGCAAAGGAGATTAAGGGTTTGATCCATCACTCCGACCGAGGCGTACAATATGCCAGTGCGGATTATATTGCCATATTACGACATAACGGGATTCTTCCCAGCATGACAGAGGATGGCAATCCCAAGGACAATGCCATAGCTGAGCGTGTGAATGGCATTATAAAGAATGAATTGCTGCAAGGAATGCGCTTTAGTTCAATACAGGAAGTCAGAAAAGCTGTAGCAACAGCCGTTCACTTCTATAACAACGAAAGGCCTCATATGAGCTTGGATATGCTTACCCCGGTACAGGCAGGAGAAATGCAAGGACCTATCAGGAAAAGATGGATAAGCTACAGAGAAAAGTATCTGAATGTAGCACTTGCTTAAAAATAAATATGTACATTTGCTTATGAAAAGACCAAGAATGCCCTGCTAGCGGGATAGAAAGAGGAAAAAGGGTGAGTTCCTTTCTTTTTTCTTCTTTCAAAGAGAAGAGTCAACCGGTTAAAGGAATAAGAAAAAAATAAGTAAACCGGAGGCAGGAATAATAAATAATAAAGTAAACAGCTGCCAGGGTTAGTAATATTTCTAGTCAACACATAGCAGCTATTAGAGATAAACAAGTCAACCATTATTAGGGAAGTACAGAGCTTTTTAGTTTCTCCCGCTTGAAACTTTTGTTTCTCCTGCTTGGAACTAAAGTTTCATCGGCTTGAAACTTTAGTTTCAAAGCCGTGAAACCAAAGTTCCGGACGCTTGAAAACAGTGGTTCCAGCCGATGGAATGAATGAAACAAGGCAGGAAACTGATCCCTTACTTATATGATTCAATTAACTTGACCGCACCAACTGTTCGATTAACCTGCTCTTCCAAGAAACAATAAATCATTTATCACTCAAAAACAGCGGAGTTATCAACTATTAAAGGATGATTTATCAATTATTAATGTCTGAAATATCAATCATTAATAATTGACACCTCAGACATTAATACACTGTAAATCAAATGACAACATCAAACAAATGACAGATAATGATACATGGAAGAGTGAGAGCAAACACTTGCTCTCATAACTGCTACCACACTTGCTGCCATACCTGAAACTAAGATGAATAAAGGCATACAGACAATCTGTTAGGGCATGAGAGCAAAAGTCGCGTTGAATTACTGTGGAGAAAGCATAAAGCAAAATGTCTGTTCATTTCAAATAGAACCTTTGTTTATCTCAAATATAAGTTCCGCTTTAAGATAAACAAAGAGTCAATGTGCACAAATATATAATAACAAGATATCGAAAAAAAGTCTCAAACACCCAACACTTTTATTATCCTTTCAACTAGTAATAGCAAGCTTAAATACTATACATATTCATACACAATCACAGATATATTACCACCAAATAAAAATAAAAAAACAGGCTTATTGTCAAAGTTTTAAGCTTAAAAACAGGAACTATCACTAAAACAATAAACATCAATAACAAATCACAACTCCCCAAGTTCAAGTTCATCATAAGGGCGATAGAATTTCCAGTAAATCTTCACTACTTTTCAGATCATTTTATCACACACACTGACTTCCTCTTACCAAAGACATACACAATAGCCGATCAATAGAAAGATGATAAGACACGAGAAGCAATTTCGGGATTACTTCTTTTCTTTATTTTATAATCGTTTCCACGCACCCGTTTTTGAAAAAAAGATAGAAAGAGCTGGAATACATCCATTGCACTTCACCATTTGATTCTGAGATTGTTTGTGGTTTGCCAAAAGCCAGCAGGCATTCATCTTCTGTCATCCCCTTTACCGGTTTGCCGATATTTATTTCATTCCAATGGGTGATAGGAGAAAGCTGGTTTGTGCTGACAAAATCAAACAGTTTGTTCAGCATCTGCGATTCTATTTGCACAAAGTCATCCATGGTTTCCTGGTGAGAAGGCTTCTTCTCAGGTTGTAGTTTTTCCATCGGAGTGACTTTCTTCATTATAACCACCGATGATTCTATCTGAATATTGGAAAGATAATAGACCAGCTTCCCATCTTTTACCTGAAATTGGGCCGTACAATAGTACGTATTCTTTTGTTTGGCATCCGCCTGGGAAGTAAGCACCAGGTTACAACTAAAACTCTTGGCAGGAATGCTTACTTCTGTTATTCCGTCACGCTGTGCAGAGCAAACGTTTTTAATAGTCCACAACAGAGCATTAGCATAAATACTTTCATCGTTCATCGGACTGAAAGGAATGAATCCGTTGACTACATATTTGCTGCCGTCCGCACTGAGCGGATAAGTATTCTTTTGTTCAGTAAAAGTTTGTGCAATCAAAGAGGGCAGTACTCCACCCAATAAAAATACAATTACCCAAAGTCTCAGTCTTGTTATCATACGCCGCTATGTTTAAGAAAACAGCATTCACGTCTTTTCCATCAAAAGAAAAGAGCGCAAATGCTGAAATTTATATGATTAAAATATGTGTCTCAATTAGAAAGCAATCCCCAGACGGATCATAAAGTTACTAGTCTTGATTCCATCGAGATCGGAAAATACGTCAATGAATCCACGCTGATAAGTGAAATCCAGATTGAAACGGTCATACCACAGTCCTACGCCAATATTCATACCGGCATCGAAATGATTGTAATCCACTTCCAGATAATCTGCAAAATCTCCCCAGCTGATGCTTTCACCACTTTCTTTCATTTTGCTGGTATAGTCATAACTGGCAAAAACACCCAGATGCGGATCGATGCTAAGATTGTCCGCTACTCCAATTTTCCATCCGAAAGTGAACGGTGAATATTGAATATTGTGTGCGATACATTTCATTTCATCGGCTTTAAACCCACGGGAACCGAGGCCGAATTCCATTCCCCAATATGCTCCGGCACCGCCCATAGGCTTTTGATAGCCGAATGTAGCATTGTAGCCAATATTTGAATCCGCTTCAACTCCGTCACCGTTGAGGTTCATGATGTTCAGGCCTGCACGCAGGAACCATTGTGTGTTACTCGCTTGCTTTTGAGTCTTGACGATTGCACTTCTGGATGATACAATCTGTGCCTGTGTTCCTACGCACAACAAAAGCGCAGCAACAATTGATAATACTTTTTTCATTATTGTCTATGTTTTTTGGTTATTAATTCTTGTTCTTTATGACAGGTGCTATTTTGGTTCTATCATCGGCACCCGAAAGTTTCTGGATACGTATCCATTCGTAATCTTCTGTCGTGGCAGTATGCCAGTTGGTGAACACGCCCGGATAACCTACGACCGTAACCGTATATCCTCCCGACTTTTCATCATCCTCTATCTTAAAAGTGGCTCCCATGATTACATCACAATCGTTCTTGATAGTGGACAAATAAGTTCCCCATGCACGGATGTTATCAAGCTCACCCTTCATGGCAACTTCCACCTCTTCTCTGCTCAGTGTCCATACATCCTTTATTCGTCCTTTCTCTTCAAGAATTTTCACCTCTACAACTGTAGGCTTTACACAAACTTCGGTTACTGCATCTCCGGCACGTGCCTGCGCATCACGAAACTTAAAGACAGTCTTTTGCGCATACGTCCCAATGACACAACCGAAAACCAGCATCATAATTAGAATCAGCTTTTTCATATTCTTTTGTGATTTTATGTTAATATGCCGCAAAGGTATGCGAAAGGAGTATACCAGCAGGAGAAATCATAGTTCCGGATAGGATACAGAAATGTATCTTATTTGGATACACATGAAGAAGTACCGATACGGATGTTATCGGATAAATCGCGGAAGAAATCATGATCGAGTATGCACGAAATGCGCCAAAGAAGATGGATGTCGATATTTTCCTTCTTGAATATCTTGTATATATTGGGACGTGTACAGCATAACTGTCCGGCGAACCAGGTAACTGTGCGTCCCTGTTCGTGAAGCGTACGTTCGATAAGCTGTCCCGCATGAATCATGCCCAATCTTCCTATGAGTGTCCCCCTGACTCCCACCGGGTAAACGGATAAATGTAAGATGAAAGGAATATATAAAAAAGCGTGGGAATCTTACCTTCGTCCGTTCCATGTTCAAGGCCTTCGCAATGCCCACCACCGAGAACGAACAACGCAGAAAGCCCACGCCGATATGTACAACACCCGTAACCTCCCTTTGTTTTCTCAAAAAGAGGCACGGATGTATATAAATACACATCAGGAGGACGTCTTAGTTGCTATTCGTCATTCCGGTGGTCAAAGTTTGCGAAGTTCTGAAACACGAAAGACAAACGCTTGTAAACGTCTTCTCTATATACACGGCTCCCCCACCACCCGGAGGCTTTCTGCGGAAGAGTCCGTTGCAAATGTATAAAAAAATAAGTTTGGTGCGCCAATTATGATTAATAATCTTTTAATCACTCTCAGCAAATGACAGTCCAATTATCCCAATAGAGCCATCAGACTTTACACAAAATTCGTTCTATCCCGTTTAATTCTTCAGCAGTAAATTCCAACTGGTTTAAAGCCTGCAAATTGTCTGCCAGCTGATTCACTGAGCTCGCTCCTACTATGACCGATGTCATCCGTTCGTCTCTCAGCACCCATGCCAAAGCCATTTCTGCCAGCGTCTGTCCACGGTGACGGGCGATTTCATTCAATTGTCGGGCAGCCTCCACCTTTTCAGGCGTCACTTGCGAACGTTGCAGAAAAGTGGAAGGACG
This sequence is a window from Bacteroides thetaiotaomicron VPI-5482. Protein-coding genes within it:
- a CDS encoding IS3 family transposase, giving the protein MVSLCKLFGVTKQAFYKYVDHSTDSSARERFVLEFVKRVRSKDPGIGGMKLWLMYRNEFGTSQAFVGRDCFCAILSKYKLTIRKRFRAPRTTDSSHHLPQYPDLTRTLLLEHPDQLWVSDITYITIWLPDGSYVFCYLSLVTDAYTKEIIGYCVGDTLGSCYTVEALEMAVRRIAAKEIKGLIHHSDRGVQYASADYIAILRHNGILPSMTEDGNPKDNAIAERVNGIIKNELLQGMRFSSIQEVRKAVATAVHFYNNERPHMSLDMLTPVQAGEMQGPIRKRWISYREKYLNVALA
- a CDS encoding outer membrane beta-barrel protein, which gives rise to MKKVLSIVAALLLCVGTQAQIVSSRSAIVKTQKQASNTQWFLRAGLNIMNLNGDGVEADSNIGYNATFGYQKPMGGAGAYWGMEFGLGSRGFKADEMKCIAHNIQYSPFTFGWKIGVADNLSIDPHLGVFASYDYTSKMKESGESISWGDFADYLEVDYNHFDAGMNIGVGLWYDRFNLDFTYQRGFIDVFSDLDGIKTSNFMIRLGIAF